In Pseudomonas sp. Leaf58, one DNA window encodes the following:
- a CDS encoding autotransporter outer membrane beta-barrel domain-containing protein has translation MKSTSNPLRFDSIFYAVSTSLLLATPVETFAYELQDDPTSPGFLQQPAVPQPSLDQATVNGLNIGTLNAFSQKMSERQGQAAPHLVASQWAQFFPSTARGGAQPPDQLEAPSQQLMIGPDLFMRETAAGNVHRAGIFVGHNNLQSSFNGTRRLLGDKQRNAVNLSGESLGVYWSMTHERGWHLDAVAMGSRIDVNGRGENGQRLDDSGHAMTFSLEGGYPIGLGGGWVIEPQAQLINQQFFPGSRVQEETLQAFDSQPSWSGRVGAKLSGRYEVRGMPVEPYVRTNVWYDFSSADEVQLDQVDKISSSRYSTTVELGLGLVARVTPSVALFVSADYSSDVDGNDLNGLIGSLGVRMRW, from the coding sequence ATGAAAAGCACCTCGAACCCATTGCGCTTCGACAGCATTTTCTACGCGGTTTCCACGTCGCTGCTTCTGGCAACCCCGGTGGAAACTTTCGCGTACGAGCTGCAGGATGACCCCACCTCGCCCGGCTTCTTACAGCAACCGGCGGTGCCGCAACCGTCGCTCGACCAGGCCACCGTCAATGGCTTGAATATCGGTACGTTGAACGCCTTTTCGCAAAAGATGAGCGAGCGCCAGGGGCAGGCGGCACCGCACCTGGTGGCTAGCCAGTGGGCGCAGTTTTTCCCCAGCACCGCGCGCGGTGGCGCGCAGCCTCCAGACCAACTGGAAGCGCCCAGCCAGCAACTGATGATCGGCCCGGACCTGTTCATGCGTGAAACTGCAGCGGGCAACGTGCACCGCGCGGGGATTTTCGTGGGGCACAACAACCTGCAGAGCAGCTTCAACGGCACGCGCCGGTTGTTGGGTGACAAACAGCGCAATGCGGTGAACCTGAGCGGTGAAAGCCTGGGGGTGTACTGGAGCATGACCCATGAACGGGGCTGGCACCTGGATGCCGTGGCCATGGGCTCGCGCATTGACGTCAATGGCCGCGGCGAGAATGGCCAACGGCTGGACGACAGCGGCCATGCGATGACCTTTTCGCTGGAAGGCGGCTATCCCATCGGGCTGGGTGGTGGCTGGGTGATCGAGCCGCAGGCTCAGTTGATCAACCAGCAGTTCTTCCCCGGCAGCCGGGTGCAGGAAGAAACCCTGCAGGCCTTCGACAGCCAGCCGAGCTGGAGCGGCCGGGTGGGTGCCAAGTTGTCTGGGCGTTATGAGGTACGGGGCATGCCTGTCGAGCCCTATGTGCGGACCAACGTGTGGTATGACTTCAGCAGTGCCGATGAAGTGCAACTGGACCAGGTCGACAAGATCTCCAGCTCGCGCTATTCGACCACGGTGGAACTGGGCCTGGGGCTGGTGGCGCGGGTGACGCCTTCGGTGGCGCTGTTTGTCAGTGCCGATTACAGCAGTGATGTGGATGGCAATGATTTGAACGGGTTGATTGGCAGCCTTGGGGTGCGGATGCGGTGGTAG
- the glgB gene encoding 1,4-alpha-glucan branching protein GlgB yields MNVTTRENGGLRQRDLDALARAEHADPFALLGPHGDGAGGQVVRAFLPNALNVRILARHDGRTLTEMQQGSLPGLFSAHLDEAQPYLLQIAWAGGEQVTEDPYSFGPQLGDMDLHLFAEGNHRDLSGRFGAQPITVDGIDGVCFSVWAPNARRVSVVGDFNNWDGRRHPMRLRHSAGVWELFVPRLGVGEAYKFEVLGKDGILPLKADPLARATELPPSTASKVAGALSHVWQDHDWMAQRAQRHAYSAPLSIYELHPGSWRCELDEAGEVGRYYNWRELAERLVPYVQALGFTHIELLPIMEHPFGGSWGYQPLSMFAPTSRYGSAEDFAAFIDACHQGGIGVLLDWVPAHFPTDEHGLARFDGTALYEYDNPLEGYHQDWNTLIYNLGRNEVRGFMMASALHWLKHFHIDGLRVDAVASMLYRDYSRKAGEWVPNRHGGRENLEAIDFIRHLNGVAAHEAPGALIIAEESTAWPGVSQPTQQGGLGFAYKWNMGWMHDTLHYIQNDPVHRTYHHNEMSFGLIYAYSEHFILPISHDEVVHGKHSLIDKMPGDRWQKFANLRAYLTFMWAHPGKKLLFMGCEFGQWREWDHDSELDWYLLQYPEHQGVQRLVGDLNRLYREVPALHEQDCQPQGFQWLIGDDAQNSVYAWLRWSSNGEPVLVVANFTPVPREGYRIGVPFGERWEELLNSDAELYAGSNVGNLGGVESDEVASHGQPLSLALNLPPLGVLVMKPA; encoded by the coding sequence ATGAACGTAACAACGCGTGAAAACGGCGGCCTTCGGCAACGGGATCTCGACGCCCTGGCCCGCGCCGAGCACGCCGATCCATTTGCCCTACTCGGCCCCCATGGTGACGGCGCAGGCGGGCAGGTGGTGCGCGCCTTCCTGCCCAATGCGCTAAATGTGCGCATCCTGGCCCGGCATGACGGGCGTACCCTCACCGAAATGCAGCAGGGCAGCCTGCCTGGGCTGTTCAGCGCGCACCTCGATGAGGCACAGCCCTACCTGCTGCAAATTGCCTGGGCCGGTGGCGAGCAGGTCACCGAAGACCCCTACAGCTTCGGCCCACAACTGGGCGACATGGACCTGCACTTGTTCGCCGAAGGTAACCACCGCGACTTGTCCGGGCGCTTCGGTGCGCAGCCCATCACGGTGGATGGCATCGATGGCGTGTGCTTCTCGGTGTGGGCACCGAATGCACGGCGGGTGTCGGTGGTGGGTGACTTCAACAATTGGGACGGGCGCCGCCACCCCATGCGCCTGCGCCACAGCGCTGGGGTGTGGGAGCTGTTCGTGCCGCGCCTGGGAGTGGGCGAAGCCTACAAGTTCGAAGTGCTGGGCAAAGACGGGATATTACCCCTGAAAGCCGACCCGCTGGCGCGCGCCACCGAGCTGCCGCCGAGTACCGCGTCCAAGGTGGCGGGTGCGCTCAGCCATGTTTGGCAGGACCACGACTGGATGGCGCAGCGCGCGCAGCGCCATGCCTACAGCGCGCCGCTGTCGATCTACGAACTGCACCCAGGCTCTTGGCGCTGCGAGCTGGATGAGGCCGGCGAAGTTGGGCGCTACTACAACTGGCGCGAACTGGCCGAGCGCCTGGTGCCGTACGTTCAGGCGCTGGGTTTCACCCACATCGAGCTGCTGCCAATCATGGAGCACCCGTTCGGCGGCTCCTGGGGTTACCAGCCGCTGTCGATGTTCGCGCCCACCTCGCGCTATGGCAGCGCCGAGGACTTCGCCGCCTTCATCGATGCCTGCCACCAGGGTGGCATTGGCGTGCTGCTTGACTGGGTGCCAGCGCATTTCCCCACGGACGAGCACGGCCTGGCGCGTTTCGACGGCACCGCCCTGTACGAGTACGACAACCCGCTGGAGGGCTACCACCAGGACTGGAACACGCTGATCTACAACCTGGGCCGCAATGAGGTGCGCGGTTTCATGATGGCCTCGGCCCTGCACTGGCTGAAGCACTTCCACATCGACGGTTTGCGGGTCGATGCGGTGGCCTCGATGCTATACCGCGATTATTCGCGCAAGGCCGGCGAATGGGTACCGAACCGCCATGGTGGGCGCGAGAACCTGGAGGCCATCGACTTCATCCGTCACCTCAACGGTGTCGCCGCCCATGAGGCGCCGGGGGCGCTGATCATCGCCGAAGAGTCCACGGCCTGGCCCGGCGTCAGCCAGCCGACCCAGCAGGGCGGCCTGGGCTTTGCCTACAAGTGGAACATGGGCTGGATGCACGACACCCTGCATTACATCCAGAACGACCCAGTGCACCGTACCTACCATCACAACGAGATGAGCTTTGGGCTGATCTATGCCTATTCCGAGCACTTCATCCTGCCCATCTCCCACGATGAAGTGGTGCACGGCAAGCATTCGCTGATCGACAAGATGCCGGGCGACCGTTGGCAGAAGTTCGCCAACCTGCGTGCGTACCTCACCTTCATGTGGGCGCACCCGGGCAAGAAGCTGCTGTTCATGGGCTGTGAGTTCGGCCAGTGGCGTGAGTGGGACCACGACAGCGAACTGGACTGGTACCTGTTGCAGTACCCCGAGCACCAGGGTGTGCAGCGCTTGGTGGGCGACCTCAACCGCCTGTACCGCGAGGTGCCGGCGCTGCATGAGCAGGATTGCCAGCCGCAGGGCTTCCAGTGGTTGATTGGTGACGATGCGCAGAACAGCGTGTACGCCTGGCTGCGCTGGAGCAGCAACGGCGAGCCGGTGCTGGTAGTGGCCAACTTCACCCCGGTACCGCGCGAGGGCTACCGTATTGGCGTGCCGTTCGGCGAGCGCTGGGAGGAGCTGTTGAACAGTGATGCCGAGCTGTACGCCGGGTCCAATGTCGGCAACCTTGGGGGGGTGGAGAGTGACGAGGTGGCCAGCCATGGCCAGCCGCTGTCGCTGGCCCTGAACCTGCCGCCGCTGGGAGTACTGGTGATGAAACCTGCCTGA
- the treS gene encoding maltose alpha-D-glucosyltransferase produces the protein MAKRSRPAAFIDDPLWYKDAVIYQLHIKSFFDSNNDGIGDFAGLISKLDYIAELGVNTLWLLPFYPSPRLDDGYDIAEYKAVHPDYGSMADARRFIAEAHKRGLRVITELVINHTSDQHPWFQRARHAKRGSKARDFYVWSDDDQKYDGTRIIFLDTEKSNWTWDPVAGQYFWHRFYSHQPDLNFDNPQVLKAVIGVMRLWLDMGVDGLRLDAIPYLIERDGTNNENLAETHAVLKAIRAEIDANYPDRMLLAEANQWPEDTRPYFGEGEGDECHMAFHFPLMPRMYMALAMEDRFPITDILRQTPEIPANCQWAIFLRNHDELTLEMVTDRERDYLWNYYAEDRRARINLGIRRRLAPLLQRDRRRIELLTSLLLSMPGTPTLYYGDELGMGDNIYLGDRDGVRTPMQWSPDRNGGFSRADPQRLVLPPIMDPLYGYQTVNVEAQSHDPHSLLNWNRRLLAVRKQQKAFGRGSLRMLTPSNRRILAYLREYTDADGNSEVILCVANVSRAAQAAELELSQYADKVPVEMLGGSAFPPIGQLPFLLTLPPYAFYWFLLAAHDRMPSWHIQATEGLPELTTLVLRKRMEELLEAPSSNTLQTAILPQYLPKRRWFAGKEGPIDAVRLCYGVRFGTATTPVLLSEIEVLSDGTANRYQLPFGLLPEDQINTALPQQLALSRVRRAHQVGLITDAFVLEPFIRAVLRACQGGMQLACGNGEGELRFESTEQLAGLALNEESPVRYLSAEQSNSSVVIGDRVVLKLIRRVNPGVHPELEMSAYLTAAGFANISPLLAWVSRVDEQGAPHLLMIAQGYLSNQGDAWAWTQNTLERAIRDQMEPASLDAELHTDALVELTGFAALLGQRLGEMHLLLAAPTHDEAFQPRPSDTHDSERWSAQISAELTHALDLLAQHRDNLDSDSQALVDDLQQQRDGLAQHVANLAQQALGGLLMRVHGDLHLGQVLVVQGDAYLIDFEGEPARPLQERRAKHSPYKDVSGVLRSFDYAAAMILRSASAVDLSDPARQARQRVARQYLHQSRHAFVEAYGLATAAMPHAWQQAEGERAALELFCLEKAAYEITYEAENRPSWLAVPLHGLHGLISTWGESE, from the coding sequence ATGGCCAAGCGTTCTCGCCCGGCAGCCTTCATCGACGACCCGCTGTGGTACAAGGATGCCGTCATCTACCAGTTGCACATCAAGTCGTTCTTCGATTCCAACAACGACGGCATCGGCGATTTCGCCGGCCTGATCAGCAAGCTCGACTACATCGCCGAACTGGGCGTGAACACCCTGTGGCTGTTGCCGTTCTACCCTTCGCCACGGCTTGACGACGGCTACGATATTGCCGAGTACAAGGCCGTCCACCCCGACTACGGCAGCATGGCCGATGCCCGCCGCTTCATCGCCGAGGCGCACAAACGTGGCCTGCGGGTCATTACCGAGCTGGTCATCAACCACACCAGCGACCAGCACCCGTGGTTCCAGCGCGCCCGCCACGCCAAGCGCGGCAGCAAGGCGCGGGACTTTTATGTGTGGTCGGATGACGACCAGAAGTACGACGGCACGCGCATCATCTTCCTCGATACCGAAAAGTCCAACTGGACCTGGGACCCGGTCGCCGGCCAGTACTTCTGGCACCGCTTCTACTCGCACCAACCGGACCTCAACTTCGATAACCCGCAAGTGCTCAAGGCGGTGATCGGGGTGATGCGCCTGTGGCTCGACATGGGCGTCGATGGCCTGCGCCTGGACGCCATCCCCTACCTGATCGAACGTGATGGCACCAACAACGAGAACCTTGCCGAAACCCACGCCGTACTCAAGGCGATCCGTGCCGAGATCGATGCCAACTACCCCGACCGCATGCTGCTGGCCGAGGCTAACCAGTGGCCAGAAGACACCCGCCCATACTTCGGTGAAGGTGAGGGCGACGAATGCCACATGGCCTTCCACTTTCCACTCATGCCGCGCATGTACATGGCCTTGGCCATGGAAGACCGCTTCCCGATCACCGACATCCTGCGCCAAACCCCGGAAATCCCCGCCAACTGCCAATGGGCGATCTTCTTGCGCAACCACGATGAACTGACCCTGGAGATGGTCACCGACCGCGAGCGCGACTACCTGTGGAACTACTACGCCGAAGACCGCCGCGCGCGTATCAACCTGGGCATCCGCCGGCGCTTGGCACCGTTGCTGCAGCGGGACCGTCGGCGCATCGAGCTGCTCACCAGCCTGCTGCTGTCGATGCCCGGCACGCCTACGCTGTATTACGGCGACGAACTGGGTATGGGCGATAACATCTACCTGGGCGACCGCGACGGCGTGCGTACGCCCATGCAGTGGTCGCCAGACCGCAACGGCGGGTTCTCCCGCGCCGACCCGCAGCGCCTGGTGCTGCCGCCGATCATGGACCCGCTGTACGGTTACCAGACGGTCAACGTTGAAGCACAGAGCCACGACCCGCACTCACTGCTGAACTGGAACCGGCGCTTGCTGGCGGTGCGCAAGCAGCAAAAGGCCTTTGGCCGCGGTAGCCTGCGCATGCTAACCCCCAGCAATCGGCGCATTCTTGCCTACCTCCGCGAGTACACCGACGCCGATGGCAATAGCGAAGTCATCCTGTGCGTCGCCAACGTGTCCCGCGCCGCCCAAGCGGCCGAACTGGAATTGTCACAATACGCCGACAAAGTACCGGTAGAGATGCTTGGCGGCAGCGCCTTCCCGCCGATTGGCCAACTGCCGTTTCTGCTGACCTTGCCACCCTATGCCTTCTACTGGTTCCTGCTGGCCGCTCACGACCGCATGCCCAGCTGGCACATCCAGGCCACCGAGGGGTTACCCGAATTGACGACGTTGGTGCTGCGCAAGCGAATGGAAGAACTGCTCGAAGCCCCCTCCAGCAACACCCTGCAAACGGCCATCTTGCCGCAGTACCTGCCCAAGCGGCGCTGGTTCGCCGGCAAGGAAGGGCCGATCGACGCTGTACGGCTGTGCTATGGCGTGCGCTTCGGCACGGCCACCACGCCGGTGTTGCTTAGCGAGATTGAAGTGCTCAGCGACGGCACCGCCAACCGCTACCAGTTGCCGTTCGGCCTGCTGCCAGAGGACCAGATTAACACCGCGTTGCCGCAGCAGCTGGCGTTGTCACGGGTGCGCCGTGCGCATCAGGTTGGCCTGATCACCGACGCCTTTGTCCTCGAACCTTTCATCCGCGCGGTACTGCGCGCCTGCCAGGGTGGCATGCAGTTGGCCTGTGGCAACGGCGAGGGCGAGCTGCGTTTCGAAAGCACCGAACAGTTGGCTGGCCTGGCGTTGAACGAGGAAAGCCCCGTGCGCTACCTCAGCGCCGAGCAGTCCAACAGCTCGGTGGTGATCGGCGACCGTGTGGTGCTCAAGCTGATCCGCCGGGTCAACCCGGGCGTGCACCCGGAGCTTGAAATGAGTGCCTACCTGACCGCCGCAGGCTTTGCCAATATCTCGCCGTTGCTGGCCTGGGTCAGCCGGGTGGATGAACAGGGCGCACCGCACCTGCTGATGATCGCCCAGGGCTACCTGAGCAACCAGGGCGATGCCTGGGCCTGGACCCAGAACACCCTGGAGCGGGCCATTCGCGACCAGATGGAGCCTGCCAGCCTCGACGCCGAGCTGCACACTGACGCACTCGTCGAGCTAACCGGCTTTGCCGCCTTGCTCGGCCAGCGCCTGGGTGAAATGCACCTGCTGCTGGCCGCACCGACCCACGACGAAGCCTTCCAGCCGCGCCCCAGCGATACCCACGACAGCGAGCGCTGGAGTGCGCAGATCAGCGCCGAGCTGACCCACGCCCTCGACCTGCTGGCCCAGCACCGCGACAACCTGGACAGCGACAGCCAGGCGCTGGTCGATGACTTGCAGCAACAGCGCGATGGCCTGGCCCAGCACGTCGCCAACCTGGCCCAGCAGGCCTTGGGCGGTTTGCTGATGCGCGTGCACGGCGACCTGCACCTGGGCCAGGTGCTGGTGGTGCAGGGCGATGCCTACCTCATCGATTTCGAAGGTGAACCGGCCCGGCCGCTGCAAGAGCGGCGGGCAAAACACAGCCCCTACAAGGATGTCAGCGGCGTGCTGCGATCCTTCGACTATGCTGCTGCGATGATCTTGCGCAGCGCGTCTGCGGTGGACCTTTCCGACCCCGCACGCCAAGCCCGGCAACGGGTTGCCAGGCAGTACCTGCATCAGTCGCGGCATGCCTTTGTCGAAGCCTATGGTTTGGCCACCGCAGCCATGCCGCATGCCTGGCAGCAGGCCGAGGGCGAGCGTGCTGCACTGGAGCTGTTCTGCCTGGAAAAAGCTGCCTACGAAATTACCTACGAAGCCGAAAACCGTCCAAGTTGGTTGGCCGTGCCTTTGCATGGTCTGCATGGACTGATCAGTACCTGGGGAGAGTCAGAATGA
- a CDS encoding alpha-1,4-glucan--maltose-1-phosphate maltosyltransferase — protein MSRNEPFESVPMANDHPDQAISLSQALLAPRIVIEDTQPVLEAGTFAAKAISGQPVAVSSKVYSDGHDRLAVMLNWRQAHSRRWHCVAMHSPGNDLWLAEFTPTELGPHLYTIEAWIDPFATYCHDLEKKYHAGVEVKLELEEGRLMLGKGIELSSGALREELEALQQRLLTLDADSQVALLLDPTSARLMGEAEHRSYLARSREFPVDVDRPAAQFASWYELFPRSITDDPQRHGTFNDVHERLPMIRDMGFDVLYFPPIHPIGMQHRKGRNNALTAEPDDPGSPYAIGGPEGGHEAIHPQLGCRDDFRRLVAAAAEHGLEIALDFAIQCSQDHPWLKEHPGWFSWRPDGSIRYAENPPKKYQDIVNVDFYAPEAVPSLWLALRDVVVGWVEEGVKTFRVDNPHTKPLPFWQWLIANVRSQHPDVIFLAEAFTKPAMMARLGKVGYAQSYTYFTWRNSKQELREYFEQLNQPPWSQCYRPNFFVNTPDINPFFLQHSGRAGFLIRAALATMGSGLWGMYSGFELCEAAGLPGKEEYLDSEKYEIRPRDFTQPGNIIAEIAQLNRIRRQNPALQTHLGVAFFNCWNDNILYFAKRTPERDNYILIAVSLDPHNAQEAYFELPLWELGLDDNAETHGEDLMSGHRWSWYGKTQFMRIEPWHQPFGIWRIEKAL, from the coding sequence ATGTCACGAAACGAGCCCTTCGAAAGCGTGCCCATGGCCAACGATCACCCGGACCAGGCCATCAGCCTGTCCCAGGCGCTGCTGGCGCCGCGCATCGTGATCGAGGACACCCAACCTGTGCTCGAAGCCGGCACCTTCGCTGCCAAGGCCATCAGTGGCCAACCGGTGGCGGTCAGCAGCAAGGTCTACAGCGACGGCCACGATCGCCTGGCAGTGATGCTCAACTGGCGCCAGGCACACAGCCGGCGCTGGCACTGTGTGGCCATGCACTCGCCGGGCAACGACCTGTGGCTGGCCGAGTTCACCCCTACCGAGCTGGGCCCGCACCTGTACACCATCGAGGCCTGGATCGACCCATTCGCCACCTATTGCCATGACCTGGAGAAGAAGTACCACGCCGGTGTCGAAGTGAAGCTCGAACTGGAAGAGGGCCGGCTGATGCTGGGCAAGGGCATCGAGCTGAGTAGCGGCGCCCTGCGCGAGGAGCTCGAAGCACTGCAGCAGCGCCTGCTTACACTCGATGCCGACAGCCAGGTGGCGCTGCTCCTCGACCCCACCAGCGCCCGCTTGATGGGTGAGGCCGAACACCGCAGCTACCTGGCCCGCAGCCGCGAATTCCCGGTCGATGTCGACCGCCCAGCGGCGCAGTTCGCCAGCTGGTACGAGCTGTTCCCACGCTCGATCACCGACGACCCGCAACGCCATGGCACCTTCAATGATGTGCATGAACGCTTGCCGATGATCCGCGACATGGGCTTTGACGTGCTGTACTTCCCGCCCATCCATCCTATCGGTATGCAGCACCGCAAGGGCCGTAACAACGCGCTGACAGCCGAGCCCGACGACCCGGGCAGCCCGTATGCGATTGGCGGCCCAGAAGGCGGCCACGAGGCGATTCACCCGCAACTGGGCTGCCGCGACGACTTCCGCCGCTTGGTGGCCGCCGCCGCTGAACATGGCCTGGAGATCGCCCTCGACTTCGCCATCCAGTGCTCCCAAGACCACCCCTGGCTCAAGGAGCACCCCGGCTGGTTCAGCTGGCGCCCGGACGGCAGCATCCGCTACGCGGAAAACCCGCCGAAAAAGTACCAAGACATCGTCAACGTCGATTTCTACGCCCCCGAGGCCGTGCCATCGCTGTGGCTAGCCCTGCGCGACGTGGTGGTCGGCTGGGTCGAGGAGGGCGTGAAGACCTTCCGCGTCGACAACCCGCACACCAAGCCGTTGCCGTTCTGGCAATGGTTGATCGCCAATGTGCGTAGCCAGCACCCCGACGTCATCTTTCTCGCCGAGGCCTTTACCAAGCCGGCGATGATGGCGCGCCTGGGCAAGGTGGGTTATGCGCAGAGCTACACCTACTTCACCTGGCGCAACAGCAAACAGGAGCTGCGTGAGTATTTCGAGCAACTCAACCAGCCACCTTGGAGCCAGTGCTACCGGCCCAATTTCTTCGTCAACACGCCGGACATCAACCCATTCTTCCTGCAGCACTCCGGTCGGGCAGGTTTTTTGATCCGTGCCGCGTTGGCGACCATGGGCTCGGGCCTGTGGGGCATGTATTCCGGTTTTGAACTGTGCGAGGCCGCGGGGTTGCCGGGCAAGGAAGAATACTTGGATTCGGAAAAGTACGAGATTCGCCCACGTGATTTCACCCAACCCGGCAACATCATTGCCGAGATCGCCCAGCTCAACCGCATTCGCCGGCAGAACCCAGCCTTGCAGACGCACCTGGGCGTGGCGTTCTTCAACTGTTGGAACGACAACATCCTGTACTTCGCCAAGCGCACGCCTGAGCGCGACAACTACATCCTCATCGCCGTGAGCCTCGACCCGCACAATGCCCAGGAAGCCTACTTCGAACTGCCGTTGTGGGAACTGGGGCTGGATGATAACGCTGAGACCCATGGCGAGGACCTGATGAGCGGCCATCGCTGGTCGTGGTACGGCAAAACCCAGTTCATGCGCATCGAACCCTGGCACCAGCCGTTCGGTATCTGGCGCATCGAAAAGGCCCTTTAG
- a CDS encoding AMP-binding protein, producing MSQPSYTRGRQDQALLTQTIGQAFDATVARCAEGEALVSRHQGLRYSWRQLAEQVEMHARALMALGVNTGDRVGIWSPNCAQWCILQLASAKVGAILVNINPAYRVGELEYVLRQSGCRWLVCAGAFKTSDYHAMVQELAPELAGATPGELASERLPELRGVISLAANPPAGFLPWQALAERAGNTCAEAYRARQQSLQFDQPVNIQYTSGTTGAPKGATLSHYNILNNGFMVGESLGLTDRDRMVIPVPLYHCFGMVMANLGCITHGSTMVYPNDAFDAELTLRAVAEERASVLYGVPTMFIAMLDHPARQSMDLSTLRSGIMAGATCPIEVMRRVIDQMHMAEVQIAYGMTETSPVSLQTGPDDELELRVTTVGRTQPQLENKLVDAEGCIVPRGEIGELCTRGYSVMLGYWDNPQATADAIDPAGWMHSGDLAVMDEHGYVRIVGRNKDMIIRGGENIYPRELEEFFYTHPAVADAQVVGIPCSRYGEEIVAWIKLHPGHSATVEELQGWCKARIAHFKVPRHIRFVDEYPMTVTGKVQKFRMREISVAEISAVSTG from the coding sequence ATGAGTCAACCGAGCTATACCCGCGGTCGCCAGGACCAAGCCTTGCTGACCCAGACCATTGGCCAGGCGTTCGATGCCACTGTGGCCCGTTGTGCCGAGGGTGAAGCCCTGGTGTCACGCCACCAGGGCCTGCGCTATAGCTGGCGGCAGCTGGCGGAGCAGGTAGAAATGCATGCGCGAGCCCTGATGGCTCTGGGCGTGAACACGGGCGACCGGGTCGGCATCTGGTCGCCCAACTGTGCTCAGTGGTGCATCCTGCAGTTAGCCAGTGCCAAGGTCGGCGCAATTCTGGTCAACATCAACCCGGCTTACCGTGTGGGCGAGCTGGAATATGTACTGCGTCAGTCTGGCTGCCGCTGGCTGGTGTGCGCTGGCGCCTTCAAGACGTCTGATTACCACGCCATGGTTCAGGAACTGGCACCCGAGCTTGCCGGCGCCACCCCGGGTGAGCTGGCCAGTGAACGCCTGCCCGAGCTGCGCGGCGTGATCAGCCTGGCAGCCAACCCGCCCGCAGGCTTCCTGCCCTGGCAAGCACTGGCCGAGCGGGCAGGGAACACCTGCGCCGAGGCCTACCGCGCCCGCCAGCAAAGCTTGCAGTTCGACCAGCCGGTGAACATCCAGTACACCTCTGGCACCACCGGCGCACCCAAGGGCGCCACGCTCAGCCACTACAACATCCTCAACAACGGTTTCATGGTCGGCGAAAGCCTGGGCCTGACGGACCGCGACCGCATGGTGATCCCGGTGCCGCTGTACCACTGCTTTGGCATGGTCATGGCCAACCTCGGCTGCATCACCCACGGCAGCACCATGGTCTACCCCAACGACGCCTTCGACGCCGAGCTCACCCTGCGCGCCGTGGCTGAAGAGCGCGCCAGCGTCCTGTATGGCGTACCGACCATGTTCATCGCTATGCTCGACCACCCGGCGCGGCAAAGCATGGACCTCTCAACCCTGCGCAGCGGCATCATGGCCGGCGCCACCTGCCCGATCGAAGTGATGCGCAGGGTCATCGACCAGATGCACATGGCCGAAGTGCAAATTGCCTACGGCATGACCGAAACCAGCCCGGTGTCGTTGCAGACCGGCCCCGACGACGAACTGGAACTGCGCGTGACCACCGTTGGCCGTACCCAGCCGCAGCTGGAAAACAAGCTTGTGGACGCCGAGGGCTGCATCGTGCCTCGCGGTGAGATCGGCGAACTGTGCACCCGCGGCTACAGCGTGATGCTCGGCTACTGGGACAACCCTCAGGCTACCGCAGATGCCATCGACCCAGCTGGCTGGATGCATTCGGGCGACTTGGCGGTGATGGACGAACACGGCTACGTGCGCATCGTCGGGCGCAACAAGGACATGATCATTCGCGGTGGCGAGAACATCTACCCGCGCGAGCTGGAAGAGTTCTTCTACACCCACCCTGCAGTGGCCGATGCCCAGGTGGTCGGCATCCCGTGCAGCCGTTATGGCGAAGAGATCGTCGCCTGGATCAAGCTGCACCCGGGGCACAGTGCCACGGTCGAGGAGCTGCAGGGCTGGTGCAAGGCACGCATCGCGCATTTCAAGGTGCCGCGGCATATCCGCTTTGTCGACGAGTACCCGATGACGGTGACCGGTAAGGTGCAGAAGTTCCGCATGCGCGAGATCAGTGTGGCGGAGATCTCGGCTGTATCTACGGGCTGA